A window of Deltaproteobacteria bacterium contains these coding sequences:
- a CDS encoding response regulator transcription factor, giving the protein MNDYLRQLGGEGRVPEPQERGPLSHLTPRQREILQLIAEGNSTKGIAALLKMKIKTVEVHRAQLMKRLDIHDTAGLVRYAIRHGLAALE; this is encoded by the coding sequence ATGAACGACTATCTCCGCCAGCTCGGTGGTGAAGGGAGGGTACCGGAGCCACAGGAGCGAGGCCCTTTAAGCCATCTGACACCACGCCAGCGTGAAATTTTACAACTCATTGCCGAAGGGAATTCGACGAAGGGGATTGCTGCCCTCCTCAAGATGAAAATCAAAACCGTTGAGGTGCATCGCGCGCAATTAATGAAACGCCTCGATATTCACGACACCGCTGGTTTAGTGCGCTATGCTATCCGGCACGGTTTGGCCGCGTTGGAATAA